Proteins encoded within one genomic window of Mya arenaria isolate MELC-2E11 chromosome 13, ASM2691426v1:
- the LOC128213228 gene encoding prostaglandin E2 receptor EP2 subtype-like isoform X2 has protein sequence MTVANVSVWYNLEEINVNATNVTNVTIMKLDKGIDAVCDGMETNTSVCDKQGLGISLATPIAMLTAGVLGNITALVVLYTARNRMKKTLYFILLTALAWTDLICQLLVGPIAIIVYANNLRWVGGEPVCKYHGFFMVFASLITPLFVCCVSIERVLAITFPYFHERAVTRKKIYIVIACCVMFVTAFCCLPFLGFGSYAHQFPGSWCFLNFHKETESDTAFAYLYGFINVTIISLIIIMNVVVMVTLIKMRMRKLNNSPPMKRRGSSTVRSKLKLEEETQMMWFLLAMTVVFTTCWFPLTIHILINQTTGRVNYRADLMGVRLASINQILDPWLYILLRRSVIIKVFRTIKGIVTFTSTIDKKSRHHNSKFITDHDPNSIKRVKDIEHEMNGRIDAERESVESESSETKLNVHCVTSTKISAQVETT, from the exons ATGACGGTGGCCAACGTCAGCGTCTGGTACAATCTCGAGGAGATCAACGTTAACGCCACTAACGTTACAAACGTCACAATCATGAAACTTGACAAGGGCATCGACGCAGTATGTGACGGCATGGAGACAAATACATCCGTCTGTGATAAACAGGGGCTTGGGATCAGTCTAGCCACGCCTATTGCAATGTTGACAGCGGGAGTCCTTGGAAATATAACAGCGCTTGTTGTGTTATATACCGCACGAAACCGGATGAAGAAAACGTTGTATTTTATTCTACTCACCGCTCTAGCATGGACGGAtttaatatgtcaattattAGTTGGGCCCATTGCAATAATTGTATACGCGAACAACCTCCGCTGGGTCGGGGGAGAGCCGGTGTGCAAATATCATGGATTTTTCATGGTCTTCGCGAGTCTCATAACTCCactgtttgtttgttgtgtgtCCATAGAGCGTGTTCTTGCAATTACATTTCCTTATTTCCACGAACGCGCGGTGACCCGGAAGAAAATTTATATCGTAATAGCGTGCTGTGTTATGTTCGTGACCGCATTCTGCTGTTTGCCGTTTCTTGGGTTCGGTAGCTATGCTCACCAGTTTCCCGGGTCATGGTGTTTCTTGAATTTTCATAAGGAAACAGAAAGTGATACAGCATTCGCGTACCTGTATGGATTCATCAACGTCACCATTATAAGTCTTATTATAATCATGAACGTGGTTGTCATGGTGACCTTAATTAAAATGCGGATGCGGAAGTTGAACAATTCTCCTCCAATGAAACGTCGAGGGTCCAGTACCGTGAGGTCCAAGTTAAAACTAGAGGAGGAGACCCAGATGATGTGGTTTCTTCTAGCAATGACTGTCGTATTTACAACCTGTTGGTTTCCCTTAACA ATTCACATTCTTATCAATCAGACGACAGGCCGCGTAAATTACCGAGCAGATTTGATGGGAGTTCGTCTGGCTAGTATAAACCAAATTCTGGACCCATGGCTTTACATTCTTCTCCGAAGATCAGTCATCATAAAAGTCTTCAGAACAATCAAAGGAATAGTGACCTTCACCTCaactattgataaaaaatcCCGTCATCATAACAGCAAATTCATCACAGATCATGACCCCAATTCGATTAAACGTGTTAAAGATATTGAACATGAAATGAATGGCAGAATTGACGCAGAAAGGGAAAGTGTGGAGTCTGAGAGCAGTGAAACTAAACTAAATGTCCATTGCGTAACTTCAACTAAAATTTCTGCACAGGTCGAAACCACGTGA
- the LOC128213228 gene encoding prostaglandin E2 receptor EP2 subtype-like isoform X1: MIEVPERSIRPTVTMTVANVSVWYNLEEINVNATNVTNVTIMKLDKGIDAVCDGMETNTSVCDKQGLGISLATPIAMLTAGVLGNITALVVLYTARNRMKKTLYFILLTALAWTDLICQLLVGPIAIIVYANNLRWVGGEPVCKYHGFFMVFASLITPLFVCCVSIERVLAITFPYFHERAVTRKKIYIVIACCVMFVTAFCCLPFLGFGSYAHQFPGSWCFLNFHKETESDTAFAYLYGFINVTIISLIIIMNVVVMVTLIKMRMRKLNNSPPMKRRGSSTVRSKLKLEEETQMMWFLLAMTVVFTTCWFPLTIHILINQTTGRVNYRADLMGVRLASINQILDPWLYILLRRSVIIKVFRTIKGIVTFTSTIDKKSRHHNSKFITDHDPNSIKRVKDIEHEMNGRIDAERESVESESSETKLNVHCVTSTKISAQVETT; the protein is encoded by the exons ATGATAGAAG tcCCGGAGAGGTCAATCCGCCCGACCGTCACAATGACGGTGGCCAACGTCAGCGTCTGGTACAATCTCGAGGAGATCAACGTTAACGCCACTAACGTTACAAACGTCACAATCATGAAACTTGACAAGGGCATCGACGCAGTATGTGACGGCATGGAGACAAATACATCCGTCTGTGATAAACAGGGGCTTGGGATCAGTCTAGCCACGCCTATTGCAATGTTGACAGCGGGAGTCCTTGGAAATATAACAGCGCTTGTTGTGTTATATACCGCACGAAACCGGATGAAGAAAACGTTGTATTTTATTCTACTCACCGCTCTAGCATGGACGGAtttaatatgtcaattattAGTTGGGCCCATTGCAATAATTGTATACGCGAACAACCTCCGCTGGGTCGGGGGAGAGCCGGTGTGCAAATATCATGGATTTTTCATGGTCTTCGCGAGTCTCATAACTCCactgtttgtttgttgtgtgtCCATAGAGCGTGTTCTTGCAATTACATTTCCTTATTTCCACGAACGCGCGGTGACCCGGAAGAAAATTTATATCGTAATAGCGTGCTGTGTTATGTTCGTGACCGCATTCTGCTGTTTGCCGTTTCTTGGGTTCGGTAGCTATGCTCACCAGTTTCCCGGGTCATGGTGTTTCTTGAATTTTCATAAGGAAACAGAAAGTGATACAGCATTCGCGTACCTGTATGGATTCATCAACGTCACCATTATAAGTCTTATTATAATCATGAACGTGGTTGTCATGGTGACCTTAATTAAAATGCGGATGCGGAAGTTGAACAATTCTCCTCCAATGAAACGTCGAGGGTCCAGTACCGTGAGGTCCAAGTTAAAACTAGAGGAGGAGACCCAGATGATGTGGTTTCTTCTAGCAATGACTGTCGTATTTACAACCTGTTGGTTTCCCTTAACA ATTCACATTCTTATCAATCAGACGACAGGCCGCGTAAATTACCGAGCAGATTTGATGGGAGTTCGTCTGGCTAGTATAAACCAAATTCTGGACCCATGGCTTTACATTCTTCTCCGAAGATCAGTCATCATAAAAGTCTTCAGAACAATCAAAGGAATAGTGACCTTCACCTCaactattgataaaaaatcCCGTCATCATAACAGCAAATTCATCACAGATCATGACCCCAATTCGATTAAACGTGTTAAAGATATTGAACATGAAATGAATGGCAGAATTGACGCAGAAAGGGAAAGTGTGGAGTCTGAGAGCAGTGAAACTAAACTAAATGTCCATTGCGTAACTTCAACTAAAATTTCTGCACAGGTCGAAACCACGTGA